One Faecalicatena sp. Marseille-Q4148 DNA window includes the following coding sequences:
- the thiC gene encoding phosphomethylpyrimidine synthase ThiC: MRTYTTQMDAAKQGIITPEMKIVAEKEYRTEEEIRALVAKGQVAICANKKHKCIDPNGVGSMLRTKINVNLGVSRDCKDYDVEMQKVMAAVHMGAEAIMDLSSHGDTQPFRQKLTKECPAMIGTVPVYDSVIHYQRDLSTLTAKDFIDVIRLHAEDGVDFVTLHCGITRKTIEQIKTHKRKMNIVSRGGSLVFAWMSMTGEENPFYEYFDEILDICREYDVTISLGDACRPGCLADGSDVCQIEELVRLGELTKRAWEKDVQVMVEGPGHMPMDQIAANMKLQQTICMGAPFYVLGPIVTDIAPGYDHITSAIGGAIAAASGAAFLCYVTPAEHLALPNLEDVKQGIIASRIAAHAADIAKKIPHARDLDDEMADARRTFDWEKQWECSIDPDTARKIRDDRAPEQEDSCSMCGKFCAVRSMNKALNGEYIDIL; the protein is encoded by the coding sequence ATGAGAACTTATACAACACAGATGGATGCAGCGAAACAGGGAATCATTACACCGGAAATGAAAATAGTTGCAGAAAAAGAGTATCGCACGGAAGAAGAGATCAGAGCACTTGTGGCGAAAGGTCAGGTGGCAATCTGTGCAAATAAGAAGCATAAATGCATTGATCCAAATGGAGTCGGTTCAATGCTGCGCACAAAAATCAATGTCAATCTTGGGGTTTCCAGAGATTGCAAAGATTATGATGTGGAGATGCAGAAAGTAATGGCTGCGGTCCACATGGGAGCAGAAGCAATTATGGATCTGTCTTCTCATGGAGATACACAGCCATTTCGGCAAAAACTAACAAAGGAATGTCCGGCTATGATTGGAACGGTTCCTGTTTATGACAGTGTGATCCATTATCAGAGGGATCTTTCTACATTAACTGCCAAAGACTTTATCGATGTTATCCGACTGCACGCGGAAGACGGTGTAGATTTTGTGACATTGCATTGTGGGATTACCCGTAAGACGATTGAGCAGATTAAGACGCATAAGCGGAAGATGAATATTGTTTCCAGAGGAGGTTCACTAGTATTTGCGTGGATGAGTATGACGGGGGAAGAAAATCCGTTTTATGAGTATTTTGATGAAATTCTTGACATCTGTCGGGAATATGATGTGACGATTTCACTTGGAGATGCCTGCCGTCCGGGATGTCTTGCGGATGGAAGCGATGTTTGTCAGATAGAGGAGCTTGTACGTTTGGGAGAACTGACAAAACGGGCATGGGAGAAAGATGTACAGGTAATGGTAGAAGGACCGGGACATATGCCGATGGATCAGATTGCAGCGAATATGAAACTTCAGCAGACAATCTGTATGGGAGCGCCATTTTATGTGTTAGGACCAATCGTAACAGACATTGCACCGGGGTATGACCATATTACATCTGCCATTGGAGGTGCAATTGCTGCGGCATCCGGAGCAGCCTTTTTGTGTTATGTAACTCCGGCAGAACATCTGGCGCTTCCGAATCTGGAAGATGTGAAGCAGGGAATCATTGCCTCCCGGATTGCGGCTCATGCAGCGGACATTGCAAAGAAAATCCCTCATGCGCGGGATCTTGATGATGAGATGGCAGATGCCAGAAGAACATTTGACTGGGAGAAACAATGGGAATGTTCTATTGATCCGGACACTGCCAGAAAAATTCGGGATGACAGAGCCCCGGAACAGGAAGACAGTTGTTCCATGTGCGGAAAATTCTGTGCAGTCAGAAGTATGAACAAAGCATTGAATGGAGAATACATCGATATTCTGTAA
- a CDS encoding DNA/RNA non-specific endonuclease, producing the protein MKLAVWKQRIAIWMCVLGLGCFTACAGEATYSTDRFQEETPTEEISIEEIPEYSGEPYVPINNNEPEFTENELTEEAVEIYSQLDEQGRAQTAEATIGQELMPTEKRESISEVTPSGWVNKKYENVDGGYLYNRCHLIGYQLTAENANEKNLITGTRYMNVEGMLPFENMVADYIKETDHHVRYRVTPIYKGDDLVASGVQMEAESVEDQGESISFNVYVYNVQPGIEIDYATGDSRKMDGTVNESTNSETGEMTYILNTNTKKIHKLDCTSVSEIQKENRQEVTKSKTELIGEGYEPCKRCKP; encoded by the coding sequence ATGAAGTTAGCAGTATGGAAACAAAGAATCGCTATATGGATGTGCGTACTGGGGCTTGGATGTTTCACAGCCTGTGCAGGCGAGGCAACGTATAGTACAGACAGATTTCAGGAAGAGACTCCGACAGAAGAAATTTCGATCGAAGAAATTCCGGAATATTCTGGGGAACCTTATGTTCCTATCAATAACAATGAACCGGAATTTACAGAAAACGAGCTGACAGAGGAAGCGGTAGAAATCTACAGTCAGTTGGATGAACAGGGAAGGGCACAGACCGCAGAGGCAACGATTGGGCAGGAGCTTATGCCTACGGAGAAGCGGGAAAGTATTTCGGAAGTAACGCCAAGTGGCTGGGTAAACAAAAAGTACGAGAATGTAGACGGAGGATATTTGTACAATCGATGTCATTTGATCGGCTATCAGCTGACAGCAGAAAATGCCAATGAGAAAAATCTGATTACCGGGACGCGTTATATGAATGTAGAAGGAATGCTTCCATTTGAAAATATGGTGGCAGACTATATCAAAGAAACAGATCATCATGTGCGATACCGGGTTACACCGATTTATAAAGGCGATGATCTGGTGGCTTCCGGTGTGCAGATGGAAGCAGAATCTGTGGAAGATCAGGGCGAAAGTATTTCTTTTAATGTCTATGTGTATAATGTGCAGCCAGGTATTGAAATTGATTATGCAACAGGCGACAGCCGAAAGATGGATGGAACAGTAAATGAATCGACGAATTCAGAAACCGGAGAGATGACATACATTTTGAATACAAATACAAAGAAAATCCACAAGTTAGATTGTACAAGTGTTTCTGAGATACAGAAGGAGAACCGGCAGGAAGTGACCAAAAGTAAAACAGAATTGATCGGGGAAGGGTATGAACCTTGTAAAAGATGTAAACCGTAA
- a CDS encoding ribose-phosphate pyrophosphokinase, whose amino-acid sequence MARTNLLQQAIPYAPLKIAALESCRDLGQKVNDYIVQFRHEESQECPQSAAFANYRLDNYLLDTACPRFGSGEAKGVIKESIRGKDLYVMVDVCNYSLTYSLNGLPNHMSPDDHYQDLKRIISAATGKARRINVIMPFLYESRQHKRTKRESLDCASALEELVDMGVSNIVTFDAHDPRVQNAIPLKGFDSFNPPYQFMKALFRSVPDLKVDKDHLMIISPDEGAMHRAVYFSNVLKVDMGMFYKRRDYTTVIGGKNPIVAHEFLGDDVAGKDVIILDDMIASGESMLDVAKQLKDRHAKRVFVCTTFGLFTEGFKKFDDYYEKGYIDRLITTNLTYLPKEAMEKPYFTVADMSKFLALIIDSMNHDMPISAVLNPTDRIHALLKKYHQE is encoded by the coding sequence ATGGCAAGAACAAATTTATTACAGCAGGCAATACCATATGCTCCATTAAAAATCGCAGCGCTGGAAAGCTGCAGAGATCTTGGTCAAAAAGTCAATGACTATATCGTGCAGTTCCGTCACGAAGAATCTCAGGAATGTCCACAGTCCGCTGCCTTTGCAAATTACCGACTTGACAACTATCTTCTCGATACTGCATGTCCGAGATTTGGTTCCGGAGAAGCGAAGGGTGTGATCAAAGAATCCATTCGCGGAAAAGATCTCTATGTTATGGTGGATGTATGCAACTACAGTCTTACTTATTCCTTAAACGGACTTCCGAATCATATGTCTCCGGACGATCACTATCAGGATCTGAAGCGAATCATTTCCGCCGCAACCGGCAAAGCACGGCGTATTAACGTCATTATGCCATTTCTCTATGAGAGCCGTCAGCACAAACGTACTAAGAGAGAATCGCTTGACTGTGCATCTGCATTAGAAGAACTGGTAGACATGGGTGTATCTAACATCGTAACATTCGATGCCCATGATCCGCGTGTACAAAATGCAATCCCGTTAAAAGGATTCGACAGCTTTAACCCGCCATATCAGTTTATGAAAGCGCTTTTCCGTTCTGTTCCGGATCTGAAAGTCGATAAAGATCATCTAATGATCATCAGCCCGGATGAAGGAGCAATGCACCGCGCAGTCTATTTTTCAAACGTACTGAAAGTAGACATGGGTATGTTCTACAAACGTCGAGATTATACGACCGTCATCGGCGGAAAAAATCCTATCGTTGCCCATGAGTTTCTTGGCGATGATGTTGCCGGCAAAGATGTGATCATCCTTGACGACATGATCGCTTCCGGAGAAAGTATGCTGGATGTCGCAAAACAATTAAAAGACCGCCATGCAAAACGCGTCTTTGTCTGCACTACTTTTGGATTATTTACAGAAGGCTTTAAAAAATTCGATGACTATTACGAAAAAGGATATATTGACCGTCTGATTACAACAAATCTGACTTATCTGCCAAAAGAAGCAATGGAAAAACCATATTTTACTGTTGCCGATATGAGTAAATTTCTCGCATTAATCATCGATTCCATGAATCATGACATGCCAATCAGCGCTGTTTTGAATCCGACAGACCGCATTCATGCATTACTCAAGAAATATCATCAGGAATAA
- a CDS encoding DUF512 domain-containing protein, with translation MKHTHTVSSVENGSIGWELGIEPGDVLLSINGAEIEDVFDYQYYTNDEELVLLIRKPDGEEWELEIEKDFDEDLGLEFDQGLMDEYKSCRNKCIFCFIDQMPKGMRDTLYFKDDDSRLSFLQGNYITLTNMSDHDIERIIAYHLEPINISIHTMNPELRCRMLHNRFAGAALKKLQRLYEGGIQMNGQIVLCKGFNDGEELERSIREMSAYAPLLQSVSVVPVGLTKYREGLEPLESFTKEDAVQVLDTIHRWQKKLYEEHGIHFIHAGDEWYILAEQEVPEEERYDGYLQLENGVGMIRLLKNEFAEALREKKGDEREREVSLATGKLAYPYLKEFAEQIQEKFPKTAIHLYCIRNDFFGEKITVSGLITGQDLKAQLAGQKLGDKLLLPCNMLRSGEEVFLDDMTVTDLKDALQVEIDIVKSSGADLLNAILN, from the coding sequence ATGAAACATACACATACCGTAAGCAGTGTAGAGAATGGGAGCATTGGATGGGAGCTTGGGATAGAGCCGGGGGACGTGCTTCTTAGTATCAACGGTGCTGAGATTGAAGATGTATTTGACTACCAGTATTATACAAATGATGAAGAACTTGTTCTTCTGATCAGAAAACCGGATGGAGAAGAATGGGAGCTTGAGATCGAGAAAGATTTTGATGAGGATTTGGGTTTGGAATTCGACCAGGGGTTGATGGATGAATACAAGTCATGCAGAAATAAATGTATTTTTTGTTTTATTGATCAGATGCCGAAGGGAATGCGGGATACACTTTATTTCAAAGATGATGACTCACGTCTGTCTTTCCTGCAGGGAAATTATATTACACTGACCAATATGAGTGATCATGATATTGAGAGGATTATCGCCTATCATCTGGAGCCGATTAACATTTCGATTCATACAATGAACCCGGAGCTGCGCTGCAGAATGCTTCATAATCGATTTGCCGGAGCTGCGCTTAAAAAGCTTCAAAGGCTGTATGAGGGCGGGATTCAGATGAACGGTCAGATTGTGCTGTGCAAAGGTTTTAATGACGGCGAGGAACTTGAGAGAAGTATCCGTGAAATGTCGGCATATGCGCCGCTGCTTCAGAGCGTTTCTGTTGTTCCGGTAGGGCTTACAAAGTATCGGGAAGGTCTGGAGCCTCTTGAGTCCTTTACAAAAGAAGACGCGGTTCAGGTGCTTGATACGATCCACCGGTGGCAGAAGAAGCTGTATGAAGAACACGGAATCCATTTTATTCATGCAGGAGATGAATGGTATATTCTCGCGGAGCAGGAAGTTCCGGAGGAAGAGCGGTATGATGGATATCTTCAGCTGGAAAATGGAGTTGGCATGATCAGACTATTGAAGAATGAATTTGCAGAAGCGCTGAGAGAGAAGAAGGGCGACGAAAGAGAGCGGGAAGTGTCGCTTGCAACAGGAAAACTTGCTTATCCATATCTGAAAGAATTTGCAGAACAGATACAGGAGAAGTTTCCAAAGACAGCGATACATCTTTATTGCATCCGCAATGATTTCTTCGGTGAGAAGATTACCGTGTCCGGTTTGATTACGGGACAGGATTTAAAAGCACAGCTTGCCGGACAGAAACTTGGGGACAAGCTTTTACTCCCTTGTAATATGCTTAGAAGCGGAGAAGAAGTATTTCTTGATGATATGACAGTCACAGATTTGAAAGATGCTTTACAAGTTGAGATAGATATTGTAAAATCAAGCGGTGCAGATTTGCTGAATGCAATTCTGAATTAG